A window of Aliarcobacter trophiarum LMG 25534 contains these coding sequences:
- the rfaE1 gene encoding D-glycero-beta-D-manno-heptose-7-phosphate kinase — translation MIKIDKKPNILVIGDLMIDHYLWGSCDRISPEAPVQVVNVKKESSTLGGAGNVINNLVSLGSMVEVISVIGDDSVADELKNLLEKIDVKIDNLVVENSRKTSKKSRLMASNQQVLRYDVESIEDINEKSSQKIIANLEKNIKNYSAIILSDYKKGVLTPSLTQDIIKIANKNSVKVLADPKGKDFSKYKGAYTLTPNKKEAIEATNIDIKDEKSLVLALKKLKEECSLGVSLITLSEQGIAIFDENLFTSPTVAREVFDVTGAGDTVIASITFALSCGLDIKKALYFANLAAGVVVGKIGSATASLDEIYEYESSLHKSSSSSHIKTFDEIEKLSSKFRNQGKTVVFTNGCFDILHVGHVKYLQEAKSYGDVLILGLNADSSVKKLKGETRPINTQDDRAYILASLESVDYVVIFEEETPYELIKLIKPDVLVKGGDYEGKEVVGQDIAKELKLVQFVDGKSTTNTIKRIENAKCNN, via the coding sequence ATGATAAAGATTGATAAAAAACCTAATATTTTAGTAATTGGTGATTTAATGATAGATCACTATTTATGGGGCTCTTGTGATAGAATTTCTCCAGAAGCACCAGTTCAAGTTGTAAATGTAAAAAAAGAGAGTTCAACTTTAGGTGGAGCTGGAAATGTAATAAACAATCTTGTAAGCCTTGGAAGTATGGTTGAAGTAATAAGTGTAATTGGAGATGATAGTGTTGCAGATGAGTTAAAAAATTTGTTAGAAAAAATTGATGTAAAAATAGATAATCTTGTAGTTGAGAACTCTAGAAAAACATCAAAAAAGAGCCGCCTTATGGCTTCAAATCAACAAGTTTTAAGATATGATGTAGAAAGTATTGAAGATATTAATGAAAAAAGTTCCCAAAAAATAATAGCTAATTTAGAAAAAAATATAAAAAACTATAGTGCTATCATTTTATCTGACTATAAAAAAGGTGTTTTAACTCCTAGTTTAACTCAAGATATAATAAAAATTGCAAATAAAAACTCTGTAAAAGTTTTAGCAGATCCTAAAGGCAAAGATTTTTCTAAATATAAAGGGGCTTATACTTTAACTCCAAATAAAAAAGAGGCTATTGAAGCTACAAATATTGATATAAAAGATGAAAAATCTTTAGTTTTAGCTTTAAAAAAACTAAAAGAGGAGTGCAGTTTAGGAGTTTCACTTATAACTTTAAGCGAACAAGGAATTGCAATATTTGATGAAAATCTATTTACAAGCCCAACTGTTGCAAGAGAGGTTTTTGATGTAACAGGTGCTGGCGATACTGTTATTGCCTCTATTACATTTGCATTATCTTGTGGACTTGATATCAAAAAAGCTCTATATTTTGCAAATTTAGCAGCTGGAGTTGTGGTTGGGAAAATTGGAAGTGCAACAGCTTCTTTAGATGAGATTTATGAATATGAGTCAAGTTTACATAAATCAAGCTCTTCTTCACATATAAAAACTTTTGATGAGATAGAAAAACTATCTTCAAAATTCCGTAATCAAGGGAAAACAGTAGTCTTCACAAATGGTTGCTTTGATATTTTACATGTTGGTCACGTAAAATATCTTCAAGAAGCAAAAAGTTATGGTGATGTTTTAATTTTGGGATTAAATGCAGATAGTAGTGTAAAAAAATTAAAGGGTGAGACAAGACCTATAAACACTCAAGATGATAGAGCTTATATTTTAGCATCACTTGAAAGTGTTGATTATGTAGTAATTTTTGAAGAAGAGACTCCGTATGAGTTGATAAAACTTATAAAACCTGATGTACTTGTAAAAGGTGGAGATTATGAAGGGAAAGAGGTAGTTGGACAAGATATTGCAAAAGAGTTAAAACTTGTTCAATTTGTAGATGGAAAAAGTACAACAAACACTATAAAAAGGATAGAAAATGCAAAATGCAATAATTAA
- the rfaD gene encoding ADP-glyceromanno-heptose 6-epimerase: MKYNNINFNKKTILITGGAGFIGSNLAFYFQKEYPEARVVVIDMFRNGETFSNGNLKSFGHFKNLLGFNGIVISGDINDKKLLKSLEENYRFDYIFHQAAISDTTALEQDIMIKTNVNAYEDLLKIAIKHKANMIYASSAATYGDSDRFEVGFEKPNNVYGFSKVMMDNITYSYLKKDLPISIVGLKYFNVYGPKEFFKNKTASMVVQFGHQILKGLTPKLFEGSDKILRDFIYIEDIIQANIKACKPKKSGVYNVGTGCARSFEDIVDILQKELEINNGKEYIPNPFIGSYQFFTEANIETTKKFLDYKPKYTLEDGIKAYIPEIKRLFKEEVK; this comes from the coding sequence TTGAAATATAACAATATAAATTTTAATAAAAAAACAATTTTAATAACTGGTGGAGCTGGATTTATAGGCTCAAACTTGGCTTTTTATTTTCAAAAAGAGTATCCAGAAGCAAGAGTTGTAGTAATAGATATGTTTAGAAATGGTGAAACTTTTTCAAATGGAAATTTAAAAAGTTTTGGTCATTTTAAAAATCTACTTGGATTTAATGGAATAGTTATAAGTGGAGATATAAATGATAAGAAACTATTAAAATCTTTGGAAGAAAATTATAGATTTGATTATATTTTTCATCAAGCTGCAATTTCTGATACAACTGCACTTGAACAAGATATTATGATAAAAACAAATGTAAATGCTTATGAAGATTTGCTCAAAATTGCAATAAAACATAAAGCAAATATGATTTATGCAAGTTCTGCTGCAACTTATGGTGATAGCGATAGATTTGAAGTTGGATTTGAAAAACCAAACAATGTTTATGGATTTTCAAAAGTGATGATGGATAATATCACTTATTCTTATTTAAAAAAAGATTTACCAATAAGTATTGTAGGTCTCAAATACTTTAATGTTTATGGACCAAAAGAGTTTTTCAAAAATAAAACAGCTTCTATGGTTGTTCAATTTGGACATCAGATTTTAAAAGGACTTACTCCAAAATTATTTGAAGGAAGTGACAAAATTTTAAGAGATTTTATCTATATTGAAGACATTATTCAGGCAAATATAAAAGCTTGTAAACCTAAAAAATCTGGGGTTTATAATGTAGGAACTGGATGTGCAAGAAGCTTTGAAGATATAGTAGATATTTTACAAAAAGAGTTAGAAATTAATAATGGAAAAGAGTATATTCCCAATCCTTTTATTGGTTCTTATCAATTTTTCACAGAAGCAAATATTGAAACAACAAAAAAATTCTTAGATTATAAACCAAAATATACATTAGAAGATGGAATAAAAGCCTATATTCCAGAGATTAAAAGATTATTTAAAGAAGAAGTTAAATGA
- a CDS encoding phosphatase PAP2 family protein — MTTETINKQIIVTAIVFIVTILIFELTKLDIYIQSYFYNFEDKHWLIQKDQTLKYIFYDGFKKLFIIISIIFIVLSLLSFSKRFNLLNRYKKGLIIVALTMLFVPALAIFKNYTNMPCPYNVVTFGGKYPEIKLFETYPKDFVQETKSRCYPAGHATMGFSLMALYFLFKTRRAKNIALLFGVIAGVLTGGYKMLVGHHFLSHTLATMILAWLVILLVVKFVYKIKMLEE, encoded by the coding sequence ATGACTACAGAAACGATTAATAAACAAATAATTGTTACAGCTATTGTATTTATTGTTACTATTTTAATTTTTGAATTAACAAAACTTGATATTTATATTCAAAGCTATTTTTATAATTTTGAAGATAAACATTGGTTAATACAAAAAGACCAAACTCTAAAATATATCTTTTATGATGGGTTTAAAAAACTATTTATTATTATCTCTATTATCTTTATAGTTTTATCTCTTTTATCTTTTTCTAAAAGATTTAATTTATTAAATAGATATAAAAAAGGTTTAATTATAGTTGCTTTAACTATGCTATTTGTTCCAGCATTAGCTATATTTAAAAACTATACAAATATGCCTTGTCCATATAATGTAGTAACTTTTGGTGGAAAATATCCAGAAATTAAGCTTTTTGAAACATATCCAAAAGATTTTGTACAAGAGACAAAATCAAGATGTTATCCTGCTGGCCATGCAACTATGGGATTTTCTTTGATGGCTCTTTATTTTTTATTTAAAACAAGAAGGGCTAAAAATATTGCTTTATTATTTGGAGTAATAGCTGGAGTATTAACTGGTGGTTATAAGATGTTAGTAGGACATCACTTTTTAAGTCACACACTAGCTACAATGATTTTGGCTTGGTTAGTAATTTTATTGGTAGTTAAATTTGTTTATAAAATAAAAATGCTAGAAGAGTAA
- a CDS encoding YrbL family protein, translating into MNEKVILSNDDIFDKGGLRKVFVHPEDSSKIIKVSSFDDNGQNELEASYYNHLRTQKISYKHISKYFGEIETNLGHGVVFEKTTNYDNTKCLDLEQFIKQKIVSRSYLDELITELRDNILSNNILFYDVGLSNILSQEYEKNRYKLVIIDGLGGRYKENLNFHLRLKYKFLSIRKIKEQWDKFEKVFKNEADIVYDNIFLWDKYSDQPNIIKNREFKKRVRKLHLNDFIKMIFTTIYVLPFSILFMKFFKGKIEVSNKDFIGLGVNLDKDDGKSTQQDLIEELGVKNLIIRVPLGDIENIEMYVDFAKSFNQKSKKNILINIIQNRENLQNHALLRKNLENIFENFKDISDEYQVGTTINRLKWEIFSIKEDYIPMFEIAQSLKEQKYSNIKLLGPSVIDFEYYYNARAMFNLKKIKYDITSALLYVDRRGSPKNRQYGFFDLRNKIDLLYSLVRLSPKTLSDKIYITETNYPISNTAPYAPTSEKECVSLENYTKYMLEYFEIAKKSKKIRRVYWHQLIATGYGLVDNRDGKIVKYPQYYAFKEMLENK; encoded by the coding sequence ATGAATGAAAAAGTGATTTTAAGTAATGATGATATATTTGATAAAGGTGGACTTAGAAAAGTTTTTGTACATCCAGAAGATAGTTCAAAGATAATAAAAGTAAGTAGTTTTGATGATAATGGGCAAAATGAACTAGAAGCTAGCTATTATAACCATTTAAGAACACAAAAAATATCTTATAAACATATTTCAAAATATTTTGGAGAGATTGAGACAAATTTAGGTCATGGAGTAGTGTTTGAAAAAACAACAAACTATGATAATACAAAATGCTTAGATTTAGAACAATTTATAAAACAAAAAATAGTTTCAAGATCTTATCTTGACGAGTTGATAACTGAGTTAAGAGATAATATTTTATCAAATAATATACTTTTTTATGATGTTGGTTTATCAAATATATTGTCTCAAGAGTATGAAAAAAATAGATATAAGCTTGTGATAATTGATGGGCTTGGTGGAAGATACAAAGAAAATCTAAATTTTCATTTAAGATTAAAATATAAATTTTTGTCTATTAGAAAAATAAAAGAGCAATGGGATAAGTTTGAAAAAGTATTTAAAAATGAAGCTGATATAGTATATGATAATATTTTTTTATGGGATAAATATTCAGATCAGCCAAATATTATAAAAAATAGAGAATTTAAAAAAAGAGTTAGAAAGCTACATCTAAATGATTTTATTAAAATGATATTTACTACAATTTATGTTTTACCTTTTTCTATACTTTTTATGAAGTTTTTTAAAGGTAAAATAGAAGTTTCAAATAAAGATTTTATAGGCCTTGGAGTGAATTTAGACAAAGATGACGGCAAAAGTACTCAGCAAGATTTAATAGAAGAATTAGGGGTTAAAAACCTAATAATAAGAGTACCACTTGGGGATATAGAAAATATTGAAATGTATGTAGATTTTGCAAAAAGTTTTAATCAAAAAAGTAAGAAAAATATTTTGATAAATATTATACAAAATAGAGAGAATTTACAAAATCATGCTTTATTAAGAAAAAATCTAGAAAATATTTTTGAGAACTTTAAAGATATTTCAGATGAGTATCAAGTTGGAACTACTATAAATAGATTAAAATGGGAGATATTTAGCATAAAAGAGGATTATATTCCTATGTTTGAAATAGCTCAATCTTTAAAAGAGCAAAAATATTCAAACATTAAACTTTTAGGGCCATCAGTTATAGATTTTGAATACTATTACAATGCTAGAGCGATGTTTAATCTAAAAAAAATAAAGTATGACATAACTTCAGCACTGCTTTATGTTGATAGAAGAGGAAGTCCAAAAAATAGACAATATGGTTTCTTTGATTTAAGAAATAAGATAGATTTATTATACTCTTTGGTAAGGTTAAGCCCAAAAACTTTAAGTGATAAGATCTATATAACTGAAACAAACTATCCTATAAGCAATACAGCTCCATATGCACCAACAAGTGAAAAAGAGTGTGTATCTCTTGAAAATTATACAAAATATATGTTAGAGTATTTTGAAATAGCAAAAAAGAGTAAGAAGATAAGAAGAGTTTATTGGCACCAATTAATAGCTACTGGTTATGGTTTAGTTGATAATAGAGATGGAAAAATAGTAAAATATCCACAATATTATGCCTTTAAAGAGATGTTGGAAAATAAGTAA
- a CDS encoding glycosyltransferase family 9 protein: MKIFIEIPSWLGDAIMATPAIQNIIKTYPQAKIILLGSFVSTKAFENYPNIEKIVVDETKKSGNRYKNLINLAKSLGKFDIALSFRRSFSSKFMMFFIKAKRKFNYKRFTKKEIHLAIRYNDFVNKVLGLNNEVGDLKLYFTPFKYTKPTLGINPGATYGSAKRWYPEEFAKVSVSLSNRYDIVIFGGPTEIDIAKDIENELLKQGVRNYQNLAGKTTIPELIEKIAGLDLFITNDSGPMHIAAAYRVKTVAIFGPTKFTETNQWHNDENGLIVTKNLDCSPCMKRVCPLKHHNCMKLITSDDVLKTLERL; the protein is encoded by the coding sequence ATGAAAATATTTATAGAGATACCATCATGGCTAGGAGATGCAATTATGGCAACTCCAGCTATACAAAATATAATAAAAACTTACCCACAAGCTAAAATTATACTTCTTGGCTCTTTTGTATCAACAAAGGCTTTTGAGAATTACCCAAATATTGAGAAAATAGTAGTTGATGAGACAAAAAAGAGTGGAAATAGATATAAAAATTTGATAAATCTTGCAAAATCTTTGGGAAAATTCGATATTGCACTATCTTTTAGAAGAAGTTTTTCATCAAAGTTTATGATGTTTTTTATAAAAGCAAAGAGAAAGTTTAATTATAAAAGATTCACAAAAAAAGAGATACATTTAGCTATAAGATATAATGATTTTGTAAATAAAGTTTTAGGCTTAAATAATGAAGTAGGGGATTTGAAACTCTATTTTACTCCTTTTAAATATACAAAACCAACTTTGGGAATAAATCCAGGAGCAACTTATGGAAGTGCTAAAAGATGGTATCCAGAAGAGTTTGCAAAAGTTTCTGTATCTTTATCAAACAGATATGATATTGTGATTTTTGGAGGACCAACAGAGATTGATATTGCAAAAGATATTGAAAATGAGCTTCTAAAACAAGGAGTAAGAAATTATCAAAATTTAGCAGGAAAGACAACTATTCCTGAACTTATAGAAAAAATAGCTGGATTAGATTTATTTATTACAAATGATAGTGGTCCTATGCATATTGCAGCAGCATATAGAGTAAAAACAGTTGCCATTTTTGGGCCAACAAAATTTACAGAGACAAATCAGTGGCATAATGATGAAAATGGTTTGATTGTTACAAAAAATTTAGATTGTTCCCCTTGTATGAAAAGAGTTTGTCCTTTAAAACATCATAATTGTATGAAGTTAATAACTTCTGATGATGTTTTAAAAACTTTAGAAAGATTATAA
- a CDS encoding phosphoethanolamine transferase — translation MKVLSTNKLIVFSSIFFTLFYNFKFFKDMFVAYGFGGLNSLYFLSTAILLISLMTLIFLIFSSKYIIKPFLITLFVISSFTAYFMDSYSVVIDSEMIRNSLQTNLKESADLFSFKLILYVIFLAILPTYFIYKTKIEYKSFKVELLSRLKIALLASVLVLVIAFSFSKFYTSFLREHKPLRYNVNPIYWIYSIGNYINKTFDTAPIELKEIGLDSKVVEPLQEPKELIILVVGETARADRFSLNGYAKETNPLLKQEDILSFSNMSSCGTSTAHSVPCMFSIYPKEQYSYKKGVSTKNVLDVLKNTQDIAILWRDNNSDSKGVALRIDYEDYQTSKTNTICDEECRDEGMLVGLDDYIEKNKNRDILIVLHQMGNHGPAYYKRYPKEFEKFTPVCKTNQLENCTKEEISNAYDNAILYTDYFLSKSINLLKKYEESHETALLYMSDHGESLGENGIYLHGMPYAIAPKEQTNVASFLWLGGGAMEHEYDKQRAKEIKDKEFSQDNLFHTILGLFEVETEVYDKNLDILNDYRND, via the coding sequence TTGAAAGTTTTATCTACAAATAAGTTAATTGTTTTTTCATCTATATTTTTTACACTTTTTTATAACTTTAAGTTTTTTAAAGATATGTTTGTAGCCTATGGTTTTGGTGGTTTAAACTCACTATATTTTCTGTCAACCGCAATTTTACTTATATCTTTGATGACTTTGATATTTTTAATATTTAGTTCAAAATATATAATTAAACCATTTCTTATAACTCTTTTTGTAATTTCAAGTTTTACGGCTTATTTTATGGATAGTTATAGTGTTGTTATTGATAGTGAGATGATAAGAAACTCTTTGCAAACAAATCTTAAAGAGTCAGCCGATTTGTTTAGTTTTAAACTTATTTTATATGTAATCTTTTTAGCAATTTTACCAACATATTTTATATATAAAACAAAAATAGAGTATAAAAGTTTTAAAGTTGAGCTACTTTCTAGATTAAAAATAGCTCTTTTAGCTTCTGTTTTAGTTTTAGTCATAGCTTTTAGTTTTAGTAAATTTTATACCTCTTTTTTAAGAGAACATAAACCTTTAAGATACAATGTAAATCCAATTTATTGGATATATAGTATAGGAAACTATATAAATAAAACTTTTGATACAGCACCTATTGAGTTAAAAGAGATAGGGCTTGATTCAAAAGTAGTAGAACCACTACAAGAACCAAAAGAGTTAATTATTTTAGTTGTAGGTGAAACGGCACGAGCAGATAGATTTTCATTAAATGGATATGCTAAAGAGACAAATCCACTTTTAAAACAAGAGGATATTTTGAGTTTTTCAAATATGAGTTCATGTGGAACTTCTACTGCTCACTCAGTTCCATGTATGTTTTCAATCTATCCAAAAGAGCAATATAGTTATAAAAAAGGAGTCTCTACAAAAAATGTTTTGGATGTTTTGAAAAATACTCAAGATATTGCAATTTTATGGAGAGATAATAACTCTGATTCAAAAGGAGTAGCTCTTAGAATTGATTATGAAGATTATCAAACATCAAAAACAAATACAATTTGTGATGAAGAGTGTAGAGATGAAGGGATGTTGGTTGGACTTGATGATTATATAGAAAAAAATAAAAATAGAGATATTTTAATAGTTCTTCACCAAATGGGAAATCATGGACCAGCATACTACAAAAGATATCCAAAAGAGTTTGAAAAATTTACTCCTGTTTGCAAAACAAATCAATTAGAAAATTGTACAAAAGAGGAGATAAGTAACGCTTATGATAACGCTATTTTATATACAGACTATTTTTTGAGTAAATCTATAAATTTATTAAAAAAGTATGAAGAGAGTCATGAAACAGCTCTTTTATATATGTCTGATCATGGAGAAAGCCTTGGAGAAAATGGTATATACCTTCATGGAATGCCATATGCGATAGCCCCAAAAGAGCAGACAAATGTGGCATCTTTTTTGTGGTTAGGAGGTGGTGCTATGGAGCATGAGTATGATAAACAAAGAGCCAAAGAGATAAAAGATAAAGAGTTTTCACAAGACAATCTTTTCCATACTATTTTAGGTCTTTTTGAAGTAGAAACAGAGGTTTATGATAAAAATCTGGATATTTTAAATGACTACAGAAACGATTAA
- a CDS encoding YrbL family protein yields MNEKIVLTEEFLVARGGERDCYIHPLDSTKVIKVLYINNKTNRNQNTLEYKYFKFLEKQNVPLSHITKCYGYIDTDLGEGLIFDRVYDYDGKTSMTFLDIIIKNRLTKDVRDKMVEELKEYLFKYNILFVDIALYNVLCCEYEKDRYKLVIIDGLGGRRVGIKFFLYLNSKIFTKYKIRKSWKRFLVGYNKKR; encoded by the coding sequence ATGAATGAAAAAATTGTTTTGACTGAAGAGTTTCTTGTTGCAAGGGGAGGGGAAAGAGATTGTTATATTCACCCTTTAGATTCTACAAAAGTTATAAAGGTTTTATATATAAATAATAAAACAAATAGAAATCAGAATACTTTAGAATATAAATATTTTAAGTTTTTAGAAAAACAAAATGTACCATTATCTCATATTACAAAATGCTATGGATATATAGATACAGATTTGGGAGAGGGTTTGATTTTTGATAGAGTATATGATTATGATGGAAAAACTTCTATGACATTTTTAGATATTATTATAAAAAATAGACTTACAAAAGATGTACGCGATAAAATGGTAGAAGAGTTGAAAGAGTATCTTTTCAAATATAATATTTTATTTGTTGACATAGCATTATATAATGTATTATGTTGTGAATATGAAAAAGATAGATATAAATTAGTAATAATTGATGGTTTAGGAGGAAGAAGAGTTGGAATTAAATTCTTTTTATATCTAAATTCAAAAATATTTACAAAGTATAAAATAAGAAAAAGTTGGAAGAGATTTTTGGTAGGCTATAATAAGAAACGATAG
- a CDS encoding LTA synthase family protein, with translation MRLILELSKVYILFLIIFLISRVAFYFLYNDRFNELSLNESLLTFIYGLRMDTIVISIILVIPTLFLALAPKYFSNFTSKLLKNYILGFLILTIFIECASFPFFAQYDLKPNYLFIEYLEYPKEVASLLYKEYKLQFIIVFVIIFLVARIFIKSYFINFKNVFEQSYLSRVLLLLPILLILFLGIRSSFGHRPVNISDALYSSNRVINEITKNSLHSLGYAYYSNKGSESDILKYGKMNIDEAYSYASKALGIEFQNRSRPFYREVKTKLETKKQKNLVIFIQESMGAQFTGFAGDQNLTPNLDKLAYENISFTKLFSNGTRSVRGLAALSSGTLPIAGNEVLKRNKSQKDYFTVATLLKPYGYKSSFIYGGEARFDNMKAWYLGNGFDEVIEEEDYKNPIFRSTWGVSDEDLVIKANEKFKEYSTNGENFVSVMFSSSNHIPFELPDGKIEFEKNIPKESVQNAIKYADFAIGKFFELAKQEEYYKNTVFVVVSDHNVRVYGDQIVPIDMFQIPAVIISSDITPLIYNNLTSQADILATALDLIGIDLSYPILGNSIFKDNKKEINLMLFDEIYAYRKGDKVAILVPNLPTKTFLYKDKKLVNTEKDELLEKEALALIYVLDDMYKNKAYK, from the coding sequence ATGCGTCTAATTCTGGAACTTTCAAAAGTTTACATACTATTTCTTATTATTTTTCTTATATCAAGAGTAGCTTTTTATTTTTTATATAATGATAGATTTAATGAGCTATCTCTTAATGAATCACTTCTAACTTTTATTTATGGCTTAAGAATGGATACTATTGTAATATCTATTATCTTAGTTATTCCAACTCTGTTTTTAGCTTTAGCTCCTAAATATTTTTCTAACTTTACTTCAAAACTACTAAAAAACTATATTTTAGGATTTTTGATTTTAACTATTTTTATAGAGTGTGCAAGTTTTCCTTTTTTTGCACAGTATGATTTAAAACCAAACTACCTATTTATTGAATATTTAGAGTATCCAAAGGAGGTAGCTTCTTTACTTTATAAAGAGTATAAACTGCAGTTTATTATAGTTTTTGTAATAATATTTTTAGTAGCAAGAATATTTATAAAATCATATTTTATAAATTTTAAAAATGTTTTTGAACAAAGTTATTTATCAAGAGTTTTATTGCTTTTACCAATTTTATTGATTCTATTTTTAGGAATTCGTTCATCTTTTGGTCATAGACCTGTAAATATTTCAGATGCCTTGTATAGCTCAAATAGAGTTATAAATGAGATTACAAAGAACTCTTTACACTCCTTGGGCTATGCATACTATTCAAACAAAGGAAGTGAAAGTGATATTTTAAAATATGGTAAAATGAATATTGATGAAGCATACAGTTATGCTTCAAAAGCACTTGGAATTGAGTTTCAAAATAGATCTAGGCCTTTTTATAGAGAAGTAAAAACTAAGCTAGAAACTAAAAAACAAAAAAATCTTGTAATATTTATACAAGAGAGTATGGGTGCTCAATTTACAGGATTTGCTGGAGATCAAAATCTCACTCCAAATCTGGATAAATTGGCATATGAAAATATCTCATTTACAAAGCTTTTTTCAAATGGAACAAGAAGTGTAAGAGGTCTAGCAGCACTTTCTAGTGGAACTTTGCCAATTGCGGGGAACGAAGTTTTAAAAAGAAATAAATCTCAAAAAGATTATTTTACAGTTGCAACTCTTTTAAAACCATATGGTTATAAATCAAGCTTCATTTATGGTGGAGAGGCTAGGTTTGACAATATGAAAGCTTGGTATTTAGGAAACGGTTTTGATGAAGTTATTGAAGAAGAAGACTATAAAAACCCAATTTTTAGGAGTACTTGGGGAGTTAGTGATGAAGATTTAGTAATAAAAGCAAATGAAAAATTTAAAGAGTATTCAACAAATGGTGAAAATTTTGTAAGTGTTATGTTTAGCTCTTCAAATCACATTCCATTTGAACTTCCAGATGGAAAAATAGAATTTGAGAAAAATATACCAAAAGAGAGTGTACAAAATGCAATAAAATATGCAGATTTTGCAATTGGAAAATTTTTTGAACTTGCAAAACAAGAAGAGTATTATAAAAACACAGTTTTTGTAGTAGTTTCTGATCATAATGTTAGAGTTTATGGAGATCAAATAGTTCCAATTGATATGTTCCAAATTCCAGCTGTGATAATTAGTTCTGATATAACTCCTCTTATATACAATAATCTAACATCACAAGCTGATATTTTAGCAACTGCTTTAGATTTAATAGGTATTGATTTATCATATCCTATTTTGGGAAACTCTATATTTAAGGACAATAAAAAAGAGATAAATCTTATGTTATTTGATGAAATTTATGCCTATAGAAAAGGTGATAAAGTAGCTATCTTAGTACCAAATCTTCCGACTAAGACTTTTCTATATAAAGATAAAAAACTTGTAAATACTGAAAAAGATGAACTACTAGAAAAAGAGGCTTTAGCTCTTATTTATGTACTAGACGATATGTATAAAAACAAAGCTTATAAATAG
- the gmhA gene encoding D-sedoheptulose 7-phosphate isomerase, whose amino-acid sequence MQNAIIKEFLAHQETIEKTIQTMQEPLLKASKLAVETLRAGNKILICGNGGSAADAQHIAAELTGRYKTERRGLPGIALTTDTSALTAIGNDYGYDRVFDRQVEALANKGDLLIGISTSGNSKNVINALKVAKELGCNTLGLTGRDGGEMNQLCNVNLVVPSNDTPRIQEMHILFAHTICQIIDNELS is encoded by the coding sequence ATGCAAAATGCAATAATTAAAGAATTTTTGGCTCACCAAGAAACTATAGAAAAGACTATACAAACTATGCAAGAGCCACTTTTAAAAGCTTCAAAACTTGCAGTAGAAACTTTAAGAGCTGGAAATAAGATTTTAATTTGTGGAAATGGTGGAAGTGCAGCTGATGCACAACATATTGCTGCTGAATTAACAGGAAGATATAAAACTGAAAGAAGAGGATTACCAGGGATTGCTCTTACAACAGATACAAGTGCATTGACAGCTATTGGAAATGACTATGGTTATGATAGAGTTTTTGATAGACAAGTTGAAGCTTTAGCAAATAAAGGTGATTTATTAATTGGTATTTCAACCTCTGGAAACTCAAAAAATGTTATAAATGCTTTAAAAGTTGCTAAAGAGTTAGGATGTAATACTTTAGGTTTAACTGGTCGTGATGGCGGAGAGATGAATCAACTTTGCAATGTAAATTTAGTTGTACCTTCAAATGATACTCCAAGAATTCAAGAGATGCATATCCTATTTGCACATACGATTTGTCAAATAATTGATAATGAACTTAGCTAA